In the genome of Myxococcus stipitatus, one region contains:
- a CDS encoding type I polyketide synthase, with product MSREFYEKIANLPPKRLALLALELNTENEALKRTRSEPIAIVGTSCRLPGGVESPEDFWRLLSNGVDAIREVPRERWDAEALFDPEPGRPGKTYARWGGFIDGIEHFDAGFFGISPREASRMDPQHRMLLELAWEALERAGQPADQLVGSRTGVFLGVIGSDYARLQAERLGGSLDIYHLTGTCLNAAAGRLSYALGLQGPSMAIDTACSSSLVALHTACQSLRNRDCDLALAAGVNLMLSPEGAIALSSSRGLAPDGRCKTFDEAADGFVRAEGVAVVVLKRLSQAQADGDDILALIAGSSVNQDGASSGLMVPNGPAQERVIRQALANAGLSPSQVSFIEAHGTGTSLGDPIELQALAQVFGEGRSADSPLVVGAVKSNIGHLEATAGLAGILKVVLALRHEVIPPNLHFKRLNPNIAIGQAPVVIPTEQRPWPRGERPRFAGVSAFGLSGTNAHIILQEAPRPQESTVAARGAELLVLSARSPEALVSVAQRHAAWLTEHPEASLRDVCATAALRRAHHEHRLAVAGRTHAEVAEKLQALAKGEAVAGGLVGRKAGGARRRVVFVFPGQGSQWLGMGRRLLEEEPAFRTAMERCAEAIRAEAGFNVLEVLAADAEHSRLSEIDVIQPVLFAMEVALAELWRAWGIEPDAVVGHSMGEVAAAHVAGALSLEDAAAIICRRSKLLRTVSGQGAMFMVDLTLEEAKEALRGFEDRVSVAVSNGVRSTVLSGDPTALEEVTRRLAAREVFFRPVKVDVASHSPQMDPLRPALLTALQDVRPRAASIPMCSTVTGVMVDGTSFQARYWVDNLREPVLFSTAIERLATEGHDLFIELSPHPILLPAVEQHLRHLGRAGAVVPSLRRDEDERSAMLAALGAIHVTGHAVDLRRQHPVLGRPVALPTYAWQREPFWVEAPAHSRRARAAGRHPLLGEHVALAAQPGTHLWQTELAADSPAYLADHLVHGEVVLPGAAYLEMAVAGAVEVWGAKRWVLEDVSFQALMTVPREEGLPVQLGITPDAEGSSRFQVFSRPTAEADWTLHVEGRLRSDDSAPVAFALEETRTRCTERVEGEAHYQVMGERGVDFGPSFRVLKELWRTKGEALARFELSPSVAAELSTHQVHPVLLDACFQVINGAALGAARGETFVPVGLDSLRVHGRPGKSLWGHAVIRRDASGAEGTLEGEVTLLDAEGRVLVEAKGLVCRRLKATRRSVDEIDGWMYAVDWRESPRTSPDAPATNREPGAWLLLGDPQGFGRKVRTALESRGESCVLVAEGDSYRRVEAGRYDVDLSRPDGFTQLLKSEFGPGKPACRGVVHLFSLDARPESLEEAQRLGVKSALHLVQALVEASFRDVPRLWLVSGGIHAVNAGDAVARVEHAPLWGLGRVLSVEHAELSCTNVDLEALDDVEAASFVEELLTPSPEDQLALRGGSRFVARLERMEREAAPPAELRPDGTYLITGGLGGLGLKLAEWLVSRGARSLALVGRKGASAEARQVIEKLQGAGVQVQVCQADVAVRADVERVVAELRDGPPLRGLFHAAAVLDDAFLVNLTSERFDKVMAPKVQGAWNLHVATAGLPLDFFVLFSAAGALLGSPGQGNYAASNTFLDALAAWRRGQGLPALSINWGAWGEVGLAAATTNRGDRMALRGIASMPPDQALEALGRLLNGPRARVAVMRFDLRQWREFYLTASRSPFVSRLPLEQAAASTRAAPGAFVEKLKAAAQGEQPRLLEAHLREQIGQVLRLSPAKIDPQVSLGSLGLDSLMGLEIRNRLEASLGLRLQATLLWRHPTVEGLVGFLVERLQLAPAPKVEQPRNEEAALEAAIVNNVKQLSDAEAEALLAEKLAAFGEEN from the coding sequence ATGAGCCGAGAGTTCTACGAGAAGATCGCGAACCTGCCGCCCAAGCGGCTCGCGTTGTTGGCCCTGGAGCTGAACACCGAGAACGAGGCGCTCAAGCGCACGCGCTCGGAGCCCATCGCCATCGTGGGCACGTCCTGCCGTCTGCCCGGAGGGGTCGAATCCCCGGAGGATTTCTGGAGGCTGCTGTCCAACGGCGTCGACGCCATTCGCGAGGTGCCGCGCGAGCGCTGGGACGCGGAGGCCCTCTTCGACCCCGAGCCGGGGAGGCCCGGCAAGACCTATGCCCGCTGGGGTGGGTTCATCGACGGCATCGAGCACTTCGATGCGGGGTTCTTCGGCATCTCTCCGCGCGAGGCCTCGCGCATGGACCCGCAGCACCGGATGTTGCTGGAGCTGGCGTGGGAGGCGCTGGAGCGGGCGGGGCAGCCCGCGGACCAGCTGGTCGGAAGCCGCACCGGCGTGTTCCTGGGCGTCATCGGGAGCGACTACGCGCGGCTTCAGGCGGAGCGCCTGGGGGGCTCGCTGGACATCTACCACCTCACGGGCACGTGCCTGAACGCGGCCGCCGGACGGCTCTCCTATGCGCTCGGGCTGCAAGGCCCGAGCATGGCCATCGACACGGCGTGCTCGTCCTCGCTCGTGGCGCTCCACACGGCCTGCCAGAGCCTGCGCAACCGCGACTGCGACCTGGCGCTCGCGGCGGGAGTGAACCTCATGCTCTCACCAGAGGGGGCCATCGCGCTGTCGAGCAGCCGAGGCCTCGCGCCGGATGGGCGATGCAAGACCTTCGATGAGGCCGCGGATGGCTTCGTCCGCGCCGAGGGTGTCGCCGTTGTCGTCCTCAAGCGGCTCTCGCAGGCGCAGGCGGATGGCGACGACATCCTCGCGCTCATCGCGGGCTCCTCCGTGAACCAGGACGGCGCCAGCAGTGGCCTGATGGTCCCCAACGGCCCGGCGCAGGAGCGGGTCATCCGGCAGGCGCTGGCGAACGCGGGCCTGTCGCCTTCGCAGGTCTCCTTCATCGAGGCGCACGGCACCGGCACGTCGCTGGGCGACCCCATCGAGCTCCAGGCGCTGGCCCAGGTCTTCGGCGAGGGCCGCTCAGCCGATTCGCCGCTCGTGGTGGGCGCGGTGAAGTCGAACATCGGCCACCTGGAGGCGACGGCGGGACTGGCCGGAATCCTCAAGGTGGTGCTCGCGCTCCGCCATGAGGTCATCCCGCCCAATCTTCACTTCAAGCGGCTGAACCCGAACATCGCCATCGGCCAGGCACCGGTGGTCATCCCCACCGAGCAGCGGCCCTGGCCTCGCGGAGAACGTCCCCGCTTCGCGGGGGTGAGCGCGTTCGGCCTGAGCGGGACCAACGCTCACATCATCCTGCAGGAGGCACCTCGACCCCAGGAGTCCACCGTCGCGGCACGAGGCGCGGAGCTGTTGGTCCTCTCGGCCCGGAGTCCCGAGGCCCTGGTCTCCGTGGCCCAGCGTCACGCGGCCTGGTTGACGGAGCATCCGGAGGCTTCGCTTCGAGACGTGTGCGCCACCGCGGCGCTGCGGCGCGCGCACCATGAGCATCGCCTCGCCGTCGCGGGCCGGACGCACGCGGAGGTCGCGGAGAAGCTCCAGGCTTTGGCGAAGGGAGAGGCCGTCGCCGGAGGCCTCGTGGGTCGCAAGGCGGGAGGGGCCCGCCGCCGCGTCGTCTTCGTGTTCCCGGGCCAGGGCTCGCAGTGGCTGGGGATGGGCCGCCGTCTCTTGGAGGAGGAGCCCGCGTTCCGGACGGCGATGGAGCGATGCGCCGAGGCCATCCGCGCCGAGGCGGGCTTCAACGTGCTGGAGGTGCTCGCGGCGGACGCGGAGCACTCGCGGCTGAGCGAGATTGACGTCATCCAGCCCGTGCTGTTCGCCATGGAGGTCGCCCTGGCGGAGCTCTGGCGTGCGTGGGGCATCGAGCCCGACGCGGTGGTGGGCCACAGCATGGGCGAGGTGGCCGCGGCGCATGTCGCGGGTGCGCTGAGCCTGGAGGACGCGGCCGCCATCATCTGCCGCCGCAGCAAGCTCCTGCGCACGGTGAGTGGCCAAGGCGCCATGTTCATGGTCGACCTCACGCTGGAGGAGGCGAAGGAGGCCCTGCGCGGCTTCGAGGACCGCGTCTCCGTCGCGGTGAGCAACGGCGTGCGCTCGACGGTGCTCTCGGGTGACCCGACAGCGCTCGAAGAGGTGACCCGGCGACTCGCGGCCCGGGAGGTCTTCTTCCGTCCGGTGAAGGTGGACGTCGCGTCGCACAGTCCCCAGATGGACCCGCTGCGTCCGGCGCTGCTCACGGCGCTCCAGGACGTGCGGCCTCGCGCGGCGAGCATCCCCATGTGCTCGACGGTGACGGGCGTCATGGTGGATGGCACGTCGTTCCAGGCCCGCTACTGGGTGGACAACCTGCGAGAGCCGGTCCTGTTCTCCACCGCCATCGAGCGGCTCGCGACCGAGGGGCATGACCTCTTCATCGAGCTGAGCCCGCATCCCATCCTCCTACCGGCGGTGGAGCAGCACCTGCGGCACCTCGGGAGGGCGGGCGCCGTCGTCCCGTCGCTTCGCCGAGACGAGGACGAGCGAAGCGCGATGCTGGCGGCGCTCGGGGCGATTCATGTCACGGGTCATGCGGTGGACCTGCGTCGCCAGCACCCGGTGCTCGGTCGCCCGGTGGCGCTGCCCACGTACGCGTGGCAACGCGAGCCCTTCTGGGTCGAGGCCCCGGCCCATTCGCGCCGCGCCCGTGCGGCTGGCCGCCATCCGCTGCTCGGTGAGCACGTGGCGCTGGCGGCACAGCCCGGGACGCACCTCTGGCAGACGGAGCTGGCGGCGGACAGCCCGGCCTATCTCGCCGACCACCTCGTGCATGGCGAAGTCGTCCTGCCTGGGGCGGCCTATCTGGAGATGGCGGTGGCGGGCGCGGTGGAGGTCTGGGGGGCGAAGCGCTGGGTGCTCGAGGACGTGTCCTTCCAGGCGCTGATGACGGTGCCTCGGGAAGAGGGGCTCCCGGTGCAGCTGGGCATCACGCCGGACGCCGAGGGCTCCTCCCGGTTCCAGGTCTTCAGTCGTCCCACCGCGGAGGCGGATTGGACGCTGCACGTCGAAGGCCGGCTGCGCTCCGATGACAGTGCGCCAGTGGCCTTCGCGCTGGAGGAGACGCGGACCCGCTGCACGGAGCGGGTGGAGGGTGAGGCCCACTACCAGGTGATGGGCGAGCGGGGTGTCGATTTCGGCCCGAGCTTCCGCGTGCTCAAGGAGCTGTGGCGCACGAAGGGCGAGGCGCTCGCGCGCTTCGAGCTGTCGCCTTCGGTCGCCGCGGAGCTATCGACCCACCAGGTCCACCCGGTGCTGCTGGATGCCTGCTTCCAGGTCATCAACGGGGCGGCGTTGGGGGCGGCACGAGGCGAGACCTTCGTCCCGGTGGGGCTCGACAGCCTGCGTGTCCACGGGCGGCCCGGCAAGTCGCTGTGGGGACACGCGGTCATCCGCCGCGATGCGAGCGGCGCGGAGGGCACCCTCGAAGGCGAGGTGACGCTGCTCGACGCGGAGGGCCGGGTCCTCGTGGAGGCGAAGGGCCTGGTCTGCCGGCGGCTGAAGGCCACGCGGCGCTCCGTCGATGAGATCGACGGCTGGATGTACGCGGTCGATTGGCGGGAGTCTCCACGGACGTCGCCTGATGCCCCAGCGACGAACCGGGAGCCCGGAGCGTGGCTCCTGCTCGGAGACCCACAAGGGTTCGGGCGCAAGGTGCGGACGGCGCTGGAGTCGCGCGGTGAGTCCTGTGTCCTCGTCGCGGAGGGAGACTCGTATCGCCGCGTCGAGGCCGGCCGATACGACGTGGACCTCTCGCGCCCCGACGGCTTCACCCAGCTCCTCAAGAGCGAGTTCGGCCCGGGCAAGCCCGCGTGCCGAGGTGTCGTGCACCTCTTCAGCCTCGATGCGCGCCCGGAGTCGCTGGAGGAGGCACAGCGTCTGGGCGTCAAGAGCGCGCTGCACCTCGTCCAGGCGCTGGTGGAGGCGAGCTTCCGCGACGTGCCCCGGTTGTGGCTGGTGTCGGGAGGCATCCACGCCGTCAACGCGGGGGACGCGGTAGCGCGTGTCGAGCACGCGCCGCTGTGGGGACTGGGACGCGTGCTCTCGGTGGAGCACGCCGAGCTCTCGTGCACCAACGTGGACCTCGAGGCCCTGGACGATGTGGAGGCCGCGTCGTTCGTCGAGGAGCTGCTGACACCGTCACCCGAGGATCAGCTCGCGCTCCGAGGCGGCTCCCGATTCGTGGCGCGACTGGAGCGCATGGAGCGCGAGGCGGCGCCGCCCGCGGAGCTTCGCCCCGATGGCACGTACCTCATCACCGGCGGGCTCGGTGGCCTGGGGTTGAAGCTCGCGGAGTGGCTCGTGTCCCGGGGGGCGCGGTCCCTGGCGCTCGTCGGGCGCAAGGGCGCCTCGGCGGAGGCCCGGCAGGTCATCGAGAAGCTCCAGGGCGCCGGTGTCCAGGTCCAGGTGTGCCAGGCCGACGTGGCGGTGCGCGCGGACGTGGAGCGGGTGGTGGCGGAGCTTCGGGACGGACCGCCACTCCGAGGTCTGTTCCACGCGGCGGCCGTCCTCGATGACGCCTTCCTGGTGAACCTCACCTCGGAGCGCTTCGACAAGGTGATGGCGCCGAAGGTCCAGGGGGCGTGGAACCTGCACGTGGCGACGGCGGGGCTGCCGCTCGACTTCTTCGTCCTCTTCTCAGCGGCGGGTGCACTGCTGGGGTCTCCGGGACAGGGCAACTACGCGGCGTCGAACACCTTCCTCGATGCACTGGCGGCCTGGCGTCGAGGCCAGGGCCTCCCGGCGCTGAGCATCAACTGGGGCGCCTGGGGCGAGGTGGGCCTCGCTGCGGCGACCACGAACCGGGGTGACCGCATGGCCCTGCGTGGCATCGCGAGCATGCCTCCGGACCAGGCGCTGGAGGCCCTGGGCCGGCTGTTGAACGGCCCCCGCGCTCGCGTGGCGGTGATGCGCTTCGACCTGCGACAGTGGCGCGAGTTCTACCTGACGGCCTCTCGGTCGCCGTTCGTCTCGCGGCTCCCCCTCGAGCAGGCGGCGGCCAGCACCCGAGCGGCTCCCGGCGCCTTCGTGGAGAAGCTCAAGGCGGCCGCTCAAGGTGAGCAGCCTCGGCTCCTGGAGGCCCACCTGCGCGAGCAGATCGGCCAGGTGCTGCGACTGTCGCCCGCGAAGATCGACCCGCAGGTGTCGCTGGGCAGTCTGGGCCTGGACTCGCTGATGGGCCTGGAGATTCGCAACCGGCTGGAGGCGAGCCTGGGGCTTCGGCTGCAAGCGACGCTCCTGTGGCGCCATCCCACGGTGGAGGGCCTCGTCGGCTTCCTGGTCGAGCGGCTGCAACTCGCGCCCGCGCCGAAGGTCGAGCAGCCCCGGAATGAAGAGGCGGCCCTGGAGGCCGCCATCGTCAACAACGTCAAGCAGCTCTCGGACGCGGAGGCCGAAGCGCTCCTCGCGGAGAAGCTCGCCGCGTTCGGTGAAGAGAACTGA
- a CDS encoding type I polyketide synthase, translated as MTTFAEKIAQYSPKRLALLALELKSKLDAIEGARSEPVAIIGMACRFPGGASDPESFWHVLRDGVDAVTEVPSSRWTQEEAARCGPEAREKPGARWGAFLDEVDRFDAEFFGISPREAHRMDPQQRLLLEVAWEALEDAGQDMSTLTGSRTGVFAGVYNDDYAKLELGTPSDQDASSVTGTINSVVAGRLSYLLDLQGPCMVVDTACSSSLVALHLASQSLRAGECAMALAGGVNLILSPHSSLRVARGDALAPDGRCKTFDARANGFVRGEGCGVVVLKRLSDAIAAGDSILALLRGSAVNQDGKSAGLTAPNMVAQTELLRQALKSAGLEPADVDCIEAHGTGTSLGDPIEMEAIKAVYGQGRSEQRPLVVSAAKTNIGHLEAAAGIAGVIKAVLSMRHQTIPPLLHLQRVNPRIDLEGLPILLPTFARAWPATERARRIAVSSFGASGTNAHVILEEPPAPSVRPVTPEPSARLLALSARTSGALQELAGRFADFLSASPEAPLQDVCHTAALRRTHHEHRLTVVGGTAKELAEKLREVASGPLPVRKGTGPRKVVFVFPGQGSQWLGMGRRLLEDEPVFRAALERIEVALTRHVSWGLVEVLRAPAEQSRLGEIDVVQPVLFAMEVALAELWRSWGITPDAVIGHSMGEVAAAHVAGALSLEDAASIICERSKLLRRISGQGAMLAVELPLSDARGVIAGREARVAIAVSNSPTSTVLAGDASMLEEVRASLAERNVFCRWVKVDVASHSPQVDVLREELLAVLSPVRPRKASTLMLSTVTASACDGTGLDAAYWVRNLREPVLFSTSVARLIEDGHAVFIELSPHPILLPAIERCLQHAQREGLLLASLRREEAERAVMLESLGALYRAEHPVDWSRVFPEGGRVVPLPPYPWQRKRYWLDDAVLPVAVAPERLMSLKGRPVSVARGLDGHVFELELGSTSLPWLGAHRLGGVAVLPASALVELVLSAVAEVSGSGPRTLTDVEFERALVLPESKRRLLQVHLADASDGPMRFHVHSRSVGEATRESSWVLHARGAVRLTEAAPEATRVSIDAVRAACVQHVRSSALYDALAQRNVQYESPLRTLGEVFRRSGEALGRITLGTELAQEVEHYQLHPALLDAALQTLASAVMEEGDGAALFMPVRIDEIVCAAVRSQVEWAHASVRAPGEAAAPVGALELLDGSGAQVASMRGVRLRRVPAASILEALGAEGEESLQDWLYDVTWDARPAPAATPVAADWLVFADTRGSGSALMEEIARRGEACVTVTAGRAYQRLDERRFVVDPEQPEDFARLLREAPASPARSLRVVYLWGLQAVGDEVLSPWTSTGALHVIQGLLTERKKARVWLVTRGAQATGTAGEEVLLAQSPLWGFGRVVSLEQPDLWGGLIDLDPNDTKGEAAALFQEVAASEADGEDQLALRKGRRLVPRLVPARSQKPAESPRLRPDATYLVTGGLGGLGLKVARWLVEQGARHLVLVGRRALTAGGEESKRREEALEELRGLGATVVPLAADVSDRARMEELLREATSTHPLRGVFHAASLMSTQRLEVMNASSLTAMLRPKALGALVLHALTSGADLDFFVMFSSTSTLWGASGLAHYGAANQVLEALAHVRRAAGLPATTIHWGTWDEVSGERSRDFERFGLKPMAAPRALEAMGQVMRSGARVQTVASVDWAALKPLWEARRRRPFLQRVGASASASVPGATARAQLVTELESLPPPRRFDALLRQLQREVGRILGFPLAEPPPVDRGFFQMGMTSLMTVELRNVLQRGFGKELPASLAFDYPTVEALAKRLAGLAEALEIPLPGDATPPPRAQAEVMDERGLSERLSRMDEMSDDEIERLIAEKIAGSSH; from the coding sequence ATGACGACGTTCGCCGAGAAGATCGCGCAGTACTCTCCCAAGCGGTTGGCGTTGCTGGCGCTGGAGCTCAAGTCCAAGCTCGATGCCATCGAGGGGGCACGCTCGGAGCCGGTGGCCATCATCGGCATGGCGTGCCGCTTCCCGGGCGGAGCCTCCGACCCGGAGTCGTTCTGGCACGTCCTGCGTGATGGCGTGGACGCCGTCACCGAGGTCCCTTCCTCACGATGGACCCAGGAGGAAGCAGCCCGCTGCGGCCCCGAGGCCCGGGAGAAGCCAGGGGCCCGCTGGGGCGCGTTCCTCGACGAGGTGGACCGCTTCGACGCGGAGTTCTTCGGCATCTCTCCGCGCGAGGCCCACCGCATGGACCCGCAACAGCGGCTCCTGCTCGAGGTCGCATGGGAAGCGCTCGAAGACGCCGGGCAGGACATGTCGACGCTGACGGGCAGCCGCACAGGCGTCTTCGCGGGCGTCTACAACGACGACTACGCGAAGCTCGAGCTGGGGACCCCCTCCGACCAGGACGCGAGCAGCGTCACGGGCACCATCAACAGCGTGGTGGCGGGACGGCTCTCGTACCTGCTGGACCTGCAGGGTCCGTGCATGGTGGTCGACACCGCGTGCTCGTCCTCGCTGGTGGCGCTGCACCTCGCCAGCCAGAGCCTGCGGGCCGGAGAGTGCGCGATGGCGCTCGCGGGAGGCGTCAACCTCATCCTCTCGCCGCACTCGTCGCTTCGGGTCGCGCGAGGTGATGCGCTCGCGCCGGACGGGCGGTGCAAGACCTTCGATGCACGCGCCAACGGCTTCGTGCGAGGCGAGGGCTGTGGCGTGGTGGTCCTCAAGCGCTTGTCGGACGCCATCGCCGCGGGGGACTCCATCCTGGCGCTGCTGCGAGGATCGGCCGTCAACCAGGACGGCAAGTCCGCGGGCCTCACCGCGCCGAACATGGTCGCGCAGACGGAGCTGCTCCGGCAGGCGTTGAAGAGCGCTGGACTGGAGCCTGCCGACGTCGACTGCATCGAGGCTCATGGGACGGGCACCTCGCTCGGAGACCCCATCGAGATGGAGGCCATCAAGGCCGTCTATGGCCAGGGGCGCTCGGAGCAGCGGCCGCTGGTGGTGAGCGCGGCGAAGACGAACATCGGCCACCTGGAGGCGGCGGCGGGCATCGCCGGGGTCATCAAGGCGGTGCTCTCGATGCGGCACCAGACGATTCCTCCGCTCCTGCACCTCCAGCGGGTCAACCCGCGCATCGACCTGGAAGGGCTGCCCATCCTCCTGCCGACCTTCGCCCGGGCCTGGCCCGCGACGGAGCGGGCGCGCCGCATCGCCGTCAGCTCGTTCGGCGCCAGCGGCACCAACGCCCACGTGATCCTGGAGGAGCCCCCCGCGCCCTCCGTCCGCCCGGTGACGCCGGAGCCCAGCGCTCGGTTGTTGGCGTTGTCCGCGCGAACGTCGGGCGCGTTGCAGGAGCTGGCGGGGCGCTTCGCGGACTTCCTCTCCGCGTCCCCGGAGGCGCCGCTCCAGGACGTCTGCCATACAGCCGCGCTCCGGCGTACGCACCATGAGCACCGGCTCACTGTCGTCGGTGGAACCGCGAAGGAGCTGGCGGAGAAGCTCCGGGAGGTCGCCAGCGGGCCGCTGCCGGTACGCAAGGGAACGGGGCCTCGCAAGGTCGTGTTCGTGTTCCCCGGGCAGGGATCGCAGTGGCTCGGCATGGGGCGGCGGCTGCTGGAGGACGAGCCTGTCTTCCGCGCGGCGCTCGAGCGGATCGAAGTGGCGCTGACGCGTCATGTCTCGTGGGGACTCGTGGAAGTGCTGCGTGCCCCGGCCGAGCAATCCCGGCTGGGGGAGATCGACGTCGTGCAGCCGGTGCTGTTCGCGATGGAGGTCGCGCTCGCCGAGCTGTGGCGCTCCTGGGGCATCACCCCGGACGCCGTGATCGGGCACAGCATGGGCGAGGTGGCCGCGGCGCATGTCGCGGGCGCGCTGAGCCTGGAGGACGCGGCGTCCATCATCTGCGAGCGCAGCAAGCTGCTTCGGCGCATCAGTGGCCAGGGCGCGATGCTCGCGGTGGAGCTCCCCTTGTCGGACGCGCGAGGCGTCATCGCCGGGCGTGAGGCCCGCGTGGCCATCGCCGTCAGCAACAGCCCGACGTCCACGGTGTTGGCGGGGGATGCCTCCATGCTGGAGGAGGTCCGCGCATCCCTGGCGGAGCGCAACGTGTTCTGCCGCTGGGTGAAGGTGGACGTGGCCTCGCACAGTCCCCAGGTGGATGTCCTCCGCGAAGAGCTGCTCGCGGTGCTCTCTCCGGTGCGGCCTCGGAAGGCCTCCACGCTGATGCTCTCGACCGTCACCGCGTCGGCGTGTGACGGCACGGGGCTGGATGCGGCCTACTGGGTGCGCAACCTGCGCGAGCCGGTGCTGTTCTCCACCTCGGTGGCTCGGCTCATCGAGGACGGCCACGCCGTCTTCATCGAGCTGAGCCCCCATCCCATCCTGCTCCCTGCCATCGAGCGCTGCTTGCAGCATGCGCAGCGTGAGGGGCTCCTGCTCGCGTCGCTGCGGCGTGAGGAGGCGGAGCGCGCGGTGATGTTGGAGTCGCTCGGCGCGCTGTATCGCGCGGAGCACCCCGTGGACTGGTCGCGCGTCTTCCCGGAAGGGGGACGGGTGGTGCCGTTGCCGCCGTATCCATGGCAGCGCAAGCGGTACTGGCTCGATGACGCGGTGCTGCCCGTGGCCGTCGCACCCGAGCGCCTGATGTCCTTGAAGGGGCGTCCGGTGAGTGTCGCTCGGGGGCTCGATGGGCACGTCTTCGAGCTGGAGCTGGGCAGCACCTCCTTGCCCTGGCTGGGGGCACATCGTCTGGGTGGGGTGGCCGTGCTCCCCGCGTCGGCGCTGGTGGAGCTGGTGCTGAGCGCCGTGGCGGAAGTCTCCGGCTCCGGGCCGAGGACGCTGACGGACGTGGAGTTCGAGCGCGCGCTGGTCCTTCCCGAGTCCAAGCGGCGTCTCCTCCAGGTCCACCTGGCGGATGCCTCCGATGGACCCATGCGCTTCCACGTCCACAGTCGCTCGGTGGGAGAAGCGACACGCGAGTCCTCGTGGGTGCTGCACGCGCGCGGAGCGGTGCGACTCACGGAGGCCGCGCCGGAGGCCACGCGCGTCTCCATCGACGCGGTACGCGCGGCCTGTGTCCAGCACGTGCGGTCCTCCGCGCTCTACGACGCGCTCGCCCAGCGCAATGTCCAGTACGAGTCTCCCTTGCGGACCCTGGGCGAGGTCTTCCGTCGGTCGGGCGAGGCGCTCGGCCGCATCACCCTGGGGACGGAGCTCGCCCAGGAGGTGGAGCACTACCAGCTCCATCCAGCGCTCCTGGACGCGGCCCTCCAGACGCTGGCCTCCGCCGTCATGGAGGAAGGAGATGGGGCGGCGCTGTTCATGCCCGTGCGCATCGACGAGATTGTCTGCGCGGCGGTTCGTTCCCAGGTCGAGTGGGCCCACGCGTCGGTGCGGGCCCCGGGCGAGGCTGCGGCGCCGGTGGGCGCGCTGGAGCTCCTGGATGGGAGCGGTGCGCAGGTGGCCTCGATGCGAGGCGTGCGGCTGCGGCGTGTCCCGGCCGCGAGCATCCTCGAGGCGCTGGGCGCGGAGGGCGAGGAGTCGCTCCAGGACTGGCTCTACGACGTGACGTGGGATGCCCGGCCCGCGCCAGCCGCCACACCCGTGGCCGCGGACTGGCTGGTGTTCGCGGACACACGTGGCTCCGGTTCAGCCCTCATGGAGGAGATTGCTCGTCGAGGAGAGGCCTGCGTCACCGTGACGGCGGGACGCGCCTATCAGCGGTTGGACGAGCGGCGCTTCGTCGTGGACCCGGAGCAGCCAGAGGACTTCGCGCGGCTGCTGCGCGAGGCCCCTGCCTCCCCGGCGCGAAGCCTTCGCGTCGTCTATCTGTGGGGGCTCCAGGCGGTGGGGGACGAGGTGCTGTCACCCTGGACATCCACCGGGGCGCTCCACGTCATCCAAGGGCTGTTGACGGAGCGCAAGAAAGCCCGGGTGTGGCTGGTGACGCGCGGGGCCCAGGCGACGGGCACAGCGGGCGAGGAGGTGTTGCTGGCGCAGTCGCCGCTCTGGGGCTTCGGTCGCGTGGTGTCCCTGGAGCAGCCGGACCTCTGGGGTGGGCTCATCGACCTGGATCCGAATGACACGAAGGGCGAGGCAGCGGCGCTGTTCCAGGAAGTCGCCGCGTCCGAGGCGGATGGAGAGGATCAGCTCGCGCTGCGGAAGGGCCGACGGCTGGTGCCGCGCCTCGTGCCTGCGCGCTCCCAGAAGCCAGCGGAGTCTCCGCGCCTTCGCCCGGATGCGACCTACCTCGTGACGGGCGGGCTCGGCGGCTTGGGGCTGAAGGTGGCCCGGTGGCTGGTGGAGCAGGGCGCGCGGCATCTCGTGCTGGTGGGCCGCCGGGCGCTGACGGCTGGGGGCGAGGAGTCCAAGCGCAGGGAAGAGGCGCTCGAGGAGCTTCGCGGACTCGGCGCGACAGTGGTCCCCCTGGCCGCCGATGTCTCGGACCGGGCACGGATGGAGGAGCTCCTGCGCGAGGCGACCTCCACCCATCCGCTGCGCGGCGTCTTCCACGCGGCCTCGCTCATGAGCACGCAGCGCCTGGAGGTCATGAACGCGTCGTCGCTGACGGCGATGCTGCGTCCCAAGGCGCTGGGCGCCCTCGTGCTCCATGCGCTGACGAGCGGAGCCGACCTGGACTTCTTCGTGATGTTCTCGTCGACGTCGACGCTCTGGGGCGCTTCGGGGCTGGCGCACTACGGCGCCGCGAACCAGGTGCTCGAAGCGCTCGCGCACGTTCGTCGGGCCGCTGGCCTCCCCGCCACGACCATCCACTGGGGGACATGGGACGAGGTGAGCGGAGAGCGCTCGCGAGACTTCGAGCGCTTCGGCTTGAAGCCCATGGCCGCTCCACGGGCACTCGAGGCGATGGGGCAGGTGATGCGGTCGGGGGCGCGGGTCCAGACCGTGGCCTCCGTGGACTGGGCCGCGCTGAAGCCCCTCTGGGAAGCACGGCGGCGCAGGCCGTTCCTCCAGCGAGTGGGCGCTTCCGCATCGGCATCCGTGCCGGGCGCCACGGCGCGAGCACAGCTCGTCACCGAGCTGGAGTCCCTGCCGCCGCCTCGTCGTTTCGACGCGCTGTTGCGACAGCTCCAGCGCGAGGTGGGGCGCATCCTCGGGTTCCCGCTCGCGGAGCCGCCGCCCGTCGACCGTGGCTTCTTCCAGATGGGCATGACGTCGCTGATGACCGTGGAGCTGCGCAACGTGTTGCAGCGGGGCTTCGGCAAGGAGCTGCCCGCGAGCCTGGCGTTCGACTACCCCACGGTGGAGGCCCTCGCGAAGCGCCTGGCGGGGCTCGCGGAGGCGCTGGAGATCCCGCTGCCGGGCGACGCGACACCGCCGCCGCGCGCGCAAGCGGAGGTGATGGACGAGCGCGGACTGTCCGAGCGCCTGTCGCGCATGGACGAGATGTCCGACGACGAAATCGAACGGCTGATCGCCGAGAAGATCGCCGGAAGTTCGCACTGA